One window of Saccharopolyspora phatthalungensis genomic DNA carries:
- a CDS encoding glycine betaine ABC transporter substrate-binding protein has product MLTGKRSRRLFALLAALAALVLVAAGCGGREAQTGQQQKSINIGYIAWDEDIAVTHLYKVLLEQKGYKVNAQELEAGPMYAGLAQGNIDLFMDGWLPQTHADYWKQYGPQLEDLTVWYDQATLNIAVPKYMTDVNSIADLKGRGPEFNGVITGIDPGAGLTRITKDSAIPAYGLGGEFTLQTSSTTAMLTALEKATKEQKPIVVTLWHPHWAYARYPIKDLQDPKGAMGKAEQIHAIGRKNFSQDFPEVTDMVKKFKLDDAQLASLENAINSAEKGKEDDAARQWASQNQAVVANFFTP; this is encoded by the coding sequence ATGTTGACCGGAAAAAGATCACGAAGGCTCTTCGCGCTCCTTGCCGCGCTGGCCGCTCTGGTGCTGGTGGCCGCGGGGTGTGGTGGCCGTGAAGCGCAGACCGGGCAGCAGCAGAAGTCGATCAACATCGGCTACATCGCCTGGGACGAGGACATCGCGGTCACCCACCTGTACAAGGTGTTGCTGGAGCAGAAGGGCTACAAGGTCAATGCCCAGGAGCTGGAGGCCGGGCCGATGTACGCCGGGCTCGCGCAGGGCAACATCGATCTGTTCATGGACGGCTGGCTGCCGCAGACGCACGCCGACTACTGGAAGCAGTACGGCCCGCAACTCGAAGACCTCACCGTTTGGTACGACCAGGCGACGCTGAACATCGCGGTGCCCAAGTACATGACGGACGTGAATTCGATCGCCGACCTCAAGGGCAGGGGCCCGGAGTTCAACGGCGTGATCACCGGTATCGACCCGGGCGCCGGACTGACCCGCATCACCAAGGACAGCGCGATCCCGGCCTACGGGCTCGGCGGCGAATTCACCCTGCAGACCTCGTCGACCACGGCGATGCTGACCGCCTTGGAGAAGGCGACCAAGGAGCAGAAGCCGATCGTGGTCACCTTGTGGCACCCGCACTGGGCCTATGCGCGGTACCCGATCAAGGACCTGCAGGACCCGAAGGGCGCGATGGGCAAGGCGGAGCAGATCCACGCGATCGGCCGCAAGAACTTCAGCCAGGACTTCCCCGAAGTCACCGACATGGTCAAGAAGTTCAAGCTGGACGACGCGCAGCTAGCGTCGTTGGAGAACGCGATCAACAGCGCAGAGAAGGGTAAGGAGGACGACGCCGCCCGGCAGTGGGCGAGCCAGAACCAGGCCGTGGTCGCCAACTTCTTCACCCCGTAA
- a CDS encoding DUF397 domain-containing protein — MSASPWRKSSYSANNGVCLEVAIAEDAVGARDSKDPGGPELWFGSAHWSGFVAAVKDGRFASA, encoded by the coding sequence GTGTCCGCCTCACCCTGGAGAAAGTCGAGCTACAGCGCCAACAACGGAGTGTGCCTTGAGGTTGCCATCGCCGAAGACGCCGTCGGGGCTCGGGACTCGAAGGATCCTGGTGGACCTGAGCTTTGGTTCGGTAGTGCTCACTGGAGCGGTTTCGTCGCCGCGGTGAAGGACGGGCGATTCGCCTCCGCATGA
- a CDS encoding DUF397 domain-containing protein: protein MTAQRREVSAWKKSSYSANNGDCVEVAFVTFNGVPGWRKSSYSANNGECVEVALTDEVVGARDSKNPGGPELWFRGARWGRFVAAVKAGRFDLV from the coding sequence GTGACCGCGCAACGTCGTGAAGTGTCTGCCTGGAAGAAGTCCTCTTACAGTGCGAACAACGGTGACTGCGTTGAAGTGGCCTTCGTGACCTTCAACGGCGTACCAGGTTGGCGGAAGTCCAGCTACAGCGCCAACAACGGCGAATGTGTCGAGGTCGCTCTGACTGACGAGGTTGTCGGGGCTCGGGACTCTAAGAACCCTGGGGGCCCGGAGCTTTGGTTCCGGGGGGCTCGTTGGGGCAGGTTCGTCGCTGCTGTCAAGGCCGGGCGGTTCGACCTCGTGTGA
- a CDS encoding helix-turn-helix domain-containing protein translates to MAERGDPSALRWLIGVELARHRKDAGQTLAEAAKAIGCSTSLVGHFEKGMYFPQPEQIARLLEFYGAPAWDVDRLTSLCGRADQRSWLAPWIDVIPDWLRTFVGLEGLAESEFAYQPMVLPGLVQTEDYAQALTSASGFVGQNHNERFVSFRIARARRLIESEPLKLHVVVGDSALRLAVGTPEIRLAQYERLIELAQRPNITFQVVRPECGPHDAGGTGQFLVLTFAEARPIAYLEHLDGAIYVQDPDDVRTYTLVSENLQRVALEPAESVEYVQALMSEM, encoded by the coding sequence GTGGCTGAACGAGGTGATCCGTCGGCTCTGCGTTGGTTGATCGGAGTCGAGCTCGCGAGACACCGGAAGGACGCCGGGCAGACGCTCGCCGAAGCGGCGAAGGCGATCGGTTGCTCGACGAGTTTGGTCGGTCACTTCGAGAAAGGTATGTACTTCCCGCAGCCAGAACAGATCGCCAGATTGCTGGAGTTCTACGGTGCTCCCGCTTGGGACGTTGACCGATTGACTTCGCTGTGTGGCCGTGCGGACCAACGCTCCTGGCTCGCGCCGTGGATCGACGTCATCCCGGACTGGCTGCGGACGTTCGTCGGGCTGGAAGGCTTGGCAGAGTCGGAATTTGCGTACCAGCCAATGGTTCTTCCGGGGTTGGTGCAGACTGAGGATTACGCTCAGGCGCTCACTTCCGCGTCTGGTTTCGTAGGTCAGAACCACAACGAGCGCTTCGTTTCTTTCCGCATTGCGCGCGCTCGACGTCTGATCGAGTCGGAACCGCTGAAGCTCCATGTCGTCGTAGGAGACTCGGCTCTGCGCTTGGCCGTTGGAACGCCGGAGATCCGCTTGGCTCAGTACGAGCGTTTGATCGAATTGGCGCAGCGACCGAATATCACCTTCCAGGTAGTCCGACCTGAGTGTGGTCCGCACGATGCAGGTGGCACAGGTCAGTTCTTGGTGCTCACGTTCGCTGAAGCACGACCGATCGCATACCTGGAACACCTGGATGGAGCAATCTACGTCCAGGATCCTGACGACGTGCGGACCTATACACTGGTTTCCGAAAACCTGCAACGCGTCGCGCTTGAACCAGCCGAATCGGTGGAGTACGTGCAGGCGCTGATGTCCGAGATGTAG
- a CDS encoding glycine betaine ABC transporter substrate-binding protein: MKTLKLEDLNVWYDQATLNIAVPKYMTDVNSIADLKGKGPEFNGVITGIDPGAGLTRITKDNAIPAYGLGGEYTDNATRPAGLLHYCSLPAGRWPRLFPSARADGKPASSGKIGTPTAPPDNATRFSCSSAQAVAATPSSASVAQRLLRSVRSQAEIAFLR; the protein is encoded by the coding sequence ATGAAGACGCTCAAGCTCGAAGACCTCAACGTCTGGTATGACCAGGCAACGCTGAACATCGCGGTGCCCAAGTACATGACGGACGTGAATTCGATCGCCGACCTCAAGGGCAAGGGCCCGGAGTTCAACGGCGTGATCACCGGGATCGACCCGGGCGCCGGACTGACCCGCATCACCAAGGACAACGCGATCCCGGCCTACGGGCTCGGCGGCGAATACACTGACAACGCGACGAGACCGGCCGGTCTTCTGCACTACTGCAGTCTCCCGGCAGGACGTTGGCCAAGGCTCTTCCCATCGGCCCGGGCCGATGGGAAGCCCGCAAGTTCAGGCAAAATCGGGACCCCGACGGCGCCACCGGATAACGCGACGCGCTTCTCCTGTAGTTCGGCTCAAGCAGTCGCAGCGACGCCATCTTCCGCGTCGGTCGCACAGCGACTCTTGCGCTCAGTAAGATCGCAGGCCGAGATAGCGTTCTTACGGTGA
- a CDS encoding vWA domain-containing protein, with amino-acid sequence MSRRFRYNAWHGGADPLAPPVDLRAALDQIGRDVMEGASPRSALEELLRTGTREVSGLDELTRRLWQRRSEMQRRHRLDGTISEVRRLLDRALEQERLALAADTSEDARFRELQLEALPPDVAGQVSELANYDWRSSDARETFEEIRQMLGTEFLEQRFQGMKQAMQQVTPEDVARVQQMLDDLSALLAAQARGDADTQQKFEQFMAQHGAFFPENPRNIDELIDALAARSAAAQRLLNSMSEQQRAELMSLSQQAFGDPGIAQALQRLDRQLQGLRPGEDWTGRARFRGDQPMGLAEATEAMAELGQLDRLAEQLGQAYPGASLEDIDLEALERQLGPQAVVDAQRLSEIEQQLRQQGLLQRAPDGSLRLSPRAMRRLGENALRSVISQLRSRRGERDTDRAGAAGELTGTTRPWTYGDAEPWDAVRTVRNAVLRRAAEGPDSAQLDISDLEVAETEQRSRAAVVLCVDTSWSMVQDGRWVPMKRTALALHHLVATRFRSDALQLVTFGRYASTVDVGELAALEGVWEQGTNLHHALLLAGRHLRRHPDAQPVVLVVTDGEPTAHLEPDGEAVFQYPPSPHTLGVTLSEVDSLRRLGTTLSVFMLGEDPSLKAFVDIVARRGGGRVLAPTPDGLGAAVVGDYLRTKRRR; translated from the coding sequence ATGAGCCGCCGGTTCCGGTACAACGCGTGGCACGGCGGGGCGGACCCCCTGGCGCCACCGGTGGATCTGCGCGCGGCACTGGATCAGATCGGCCGCGACGTCATGGAGGGCGCGTCGCCCCGGTCCGCGTTGGAGGAGCTGCTGCGCACCGGCACCCGCGAGGTCTCCGGCCTCGACGAGCTCACGCGGCGGCTGTGGCAGCGGCGCAGCGAAATGCAGCGGCGGCACCGCCTGGACGGCACGATCTCCGAGGTCCGCCGGCTGCTGGACCGCGCGCTCGAACAGGAGCGGCTGGCGCTAGCGGCCGACACCAGCGAGGACGCGCGGTTCCGCGAGTTGCAGCTGGAAGCGCTGCCGCCGGACGTCGCGGGGCAGGTTTCGGAGCTGGCGAACTACGACTGGCGTTCCTCGGATGCGCGGGAAACCTTCGAGGAAATCCGGCAGATGCTGGGCACCGAATTCCTCGAACAACGCTTCCAGGGCATGAAGCAGGCGATGCAGCAGGTCACGCCCGAGGACGTCGCGCGGGTGCAGCAAATGCTCGACGACCTGTCGGCGCTGCTGGCCGCGCAGGCCCGCGGGGATGCCGACACCCAGCAGAAGTTCGAGCAGTTCATGGCCCAGCACGGGGCGTTTTTCCCGGAGAACCCGCGCAACATCGACGAGTTGATCGACGCGCTGGCGGCCCGCTCCGCGGCCGCGCAGCGGTTGCTGAACTCCATGAGCGAGCAGCAGCGCGCCGAACTGATGTCGCTGTCGCAGCAGGCATTCGGCGACCCGGGTATCGCGCAAGCGTTGCAGCGGCTCGACCGGCAGTTGCAGGGGCTGCGGCCCGGGGAGGACTGGACGGGCCGGGCGCGGTTCCGGGGTGACCAGCCGATGGGGCTGGCGGAGGCGACGGAGGCGATGGCCGAGCTTGGCCAGCTGGACCGGCTGGCGGAGCAGCTCGGTCAGGCGTACCCGGGGGCGAGCCTGGAGGACATCGACCTAGAGGCGCTGGAGCGCCAGCTCGGCCCGCAGGCCGTGGTCGATGCGCAGCGGTTGTCGGAGATCGAGCAGCAATTGCGGCAGCAGGGCCTGTTGCAGCGGGCGCCGGACGGCAGCCTGCGGCTCTCACCGCGCGCGATGCGTCGACTCGGGGAGAACGCGCTGCGCTCGGTGATCTCGCAGCTCCGGTCGCGGCGCGGCGAGCGCGACACCGACCGCGCGGGCGCGGCGGGGGAGCTGACCGGCACCACGCGGCCGTGGACCTACGGCGATGCGGAGCCTTGGGACGCGGTCCGCACGGTGCGCAACGCGGTGCTGCGCCGCGCGGCGGAGGGGCCGGATTCGGCGCAGCTGGACATCTCGGACCTTGAGGTGGCCGAGACCGAGCAGCGCTCGCGCGCGGCGGTGGTGCTGTGCGTGGACACGTCGTGGTCGATGGTCCAGGACGGCCGTTGGGTGCCGATGAAGCGCACCGCGCTGGCGCTGCACCACCTGGTCGCGACCCGATTCCGGTCCGATGCGCTGCAACTGGTGACCTTCGGCCGCTATGCGTCCACTGTGGACGTCGGCGAACTCGCGGCGCTGGAAGGGGTCTGGGAGCAGGGCACGAACCTGCACCACGCCTTGCTGCTCGCGGGCCGGCACCTGCGCCGCCACCCCGACGCCCAACCGGTCGTGCTGGTGGTGACCGACGGGGAACCGACCGCGCACCTGGAACCCGATGGCGAAGCGGTGTTCCAGTACCCGCCGAGTCCGCACACGCTCGGCGTCACGCTGTCCGAAGTGGACTCCTTGCGGCGGTTGGGCACCACCTTGAGCGTCTTCATGCTCGGCGAAGACCCGAGCCTGAAGGCATTCGTGGACATCGTCGCCCGCCGCGGCGGCGGCCGGGTCCTGGCCCCCACGCCAGACGGGCTCGGCGCGGCGGTCGTCGGCGACTACCTCCGCACCAAGCGCCGCCGCTGA
- a CDS encoding ATP-binding protein, giving the protein MTTPTQPEGLPRTAGELRSSGHTPRGVKTELRANLLTALRSGRALWPGIVGFDQTVLPQLERALIAGHDVVLLGERGQGKTRLLRSLTELLDEWTPVIEGSELGEHPLRPITPASRRRAAELGDDLPVAWRHRSERYVEKLATPDTSVGDLVGDVDPVKVAEGRSLGDPETIHFGLVPRAHRGIVTMNELPDLAERIQVALLNVMEERDIQIRGYSLRLPLDVLLVATANPEDYTNRGRIITPLKDRFGAEIRTHYPLDVDDEVSLVRQEADLPAEVGDHLLEVLARFVGHLRESTAVDQRSGVSARFAIAAAETVSAAAMHRSALTGEHPAVARPVDLAAVPAVLRGKIEFEAGEEGREDELLGYLLRRSVADTARGLFAGLDLQSLARAVVEGHPVATGERVSGQDVLTALPELPVLHQVAERLGVRAGDPPGRIASAVELALESLYLAKRLGKDAEDDRSVYS; this is encoded by the coding sequence GTGACGACCCCGACTCAACCCGAAGGGCTGCCCCGCACGGCGGGGGAGCTGCGGTCCAGCGGCCACACCCCGCGCGGCGTGAAGACCGAGCTGCGCGCCAATCTGCTGACCGCGCTGCGCTCCGGTCGGGCCCTGTGGCCCGGCATCGTCGGCTTCGACCAGACCGTACTGCCGCAGCTGGAACGCGCCCTGATCGCCGGGCACGACGTCGTGCTGCTCGGGGAACGCGGGCAGGGCAAGACGCGGCTGCTGCGCAGCCTCACCGAACTGCTGGACGAGTGGACGCCGGTGATCGAGGGTTCCGAGCTCGGCGAGCACCCGCTGCGGCCGATCACCCCGGCGTCCCGCCGTCGCGCCGCCGAGCTCGGCGACGACCTGCCCGTCGCCTGGCGGCATCGCAGCGAGCGGTACGTGGAGAAGCTGGCCACGCCGGACACCTCGGTCGGCGACCTGGTCGGCGACGTGGACCCGGTGAAGGTCGCCGAGGGCCGCTCGCTCGGCGACCCGGAGACGATCCACTTCGGACTCGTGCCGCGCGCGCACCGCGGCATCGTCACCATGAACGAGCTGCCCGACCTGGCCGAGCGGATCCAGGTGGCGCTGCTGAACGTGATGGAAGAGCGGGACATTCAGATCCGCGGCTACAGCCTGCGGCTGCCGCTGGACGTGCTGCTGGTCGCCACGGCCAACCCCGAGGACTACACCAACCGCGGCCGGATCATCACGCCGCTGAAGGACCGCTTCGGCGCGGAAATCCGCACCCACTACCCGCTGGACGTGGACGACGAGGTGTCGCTGGTGCGCCAGGAGGCGGACCTGCCGGCCGAGGTCGGCGACCACCTGCTGGAGGTGCTCGCCCGCTTCGTCGGCCACCTGCGTGAATCCACCGCGGTCGACCAGCGTTCCGGGGTGTCGGCGCGGTTCGCCATCGCGGCCGCCGAAACCGTTTCGGCCGCCGCGATGCACCGCTCCGCGCTGACCGGCGAGCACCCGGCGGTGGCCCGGCCGGTCGACCTTGCCGCGGTGCCCGCCGTGCTGCGCGGCAAGATCGAATTCGAGGCGGGCGAGGAGGGCCGCGAGGACGAACTGCTCGGCTATTTGCTGCGCCGCTCGGTGGCCGACACCGCGCGCGGCCTGTTCGCCGGGCTGGACCTGCAGTCGCTGGCCCGAGCGGTCGTCGAGGGCCACCCGGTGGCCACCGGCGAGCGCGTGTCCGGACAGGATGTGCTCACCGCGCTGCCCGAGTTGCCGGTGCTGCACCAGGTCGCGGAGCGCCTCGGGGTGCGGGCCGGGGACCCGCCGGGGCGAATCGCCAGCGCGGTCGAGTTAGCGCTGGAGTCGCTGTACCTGGCGAAGCGGCTCGGCAAGGACGCCGAAGACGACCGGTCGGTGTACAGCTGA
- a CDS encoding serine hydrolase domain-containing protein, translated as MSLEIEVDPGEVGFDAARLNRIDQHFARYVESGKLPGWLVLVARQGKIAHLSTHGMRDIADDAPVRTDTLFRVFSMTKPVTSVAIMMLYEQGAFELTDPVSDFIPSFADLRVYTGGSARAHQTRPATEQMRIWHLLTHTAGLTYAFQYLHPVDELYRRAGFEFGMADDLDLAGCCDEWAGMPLLFDPGTAWNYSVATDVLGRIVEIVSGQTLDEFFRTRIFEPLGMIDTGFAVDRANADRLATLYVADALGRAHPHPKQAELRAMAFDQPKALSGGGGLFSSAHDYHRFTQLLLRKGELDGTRLLGSRTVRYMTRNHLPGGADLETLALGAFSEAANAGKGFGLGFSVVDDPAAAKVLSSPGEFAWGGLASTAFWVDPAEDLTVLFLTQLMPSSTHPIRPQLHQLVYQSLVD; from the coding sequence GTGAGCCTGGAAATCGAGGTGGACCCCGGCGAGGTCGGGTTCGACGCCGCCCGGCTGAACCGAATCGACCAGCACTTCGCCCGGTATGTGGAGTCCGGCAAGCTGCCCGGTTGGCTGGTGCTCGTGGCCCGGCAGGGCAAGATCGCGCACCTCTCGACGCACGGCATGCGGGACATCGCCGACGACGCGCCGGTGCGGACCGACACCCTGTTCCGGGTCTTTTCGATGACCAAGCCGGTCACCTCGGTGGCGATCATGATGCTGTACGAGCAGGGCGCGTTCGAGCTCACCGACCCGGTCAGCGACTTCATCCCGTCCTTCGCCGACCTGCGGGTATACACCGGCGGCAGCGCCCGAGCGCACCAGACCCGCCCCGCCACCGAGCAGATGCGGATCTGGCACCTGCTGACGCACACCGCCGGCCTGACCTACGCGTTTCAGTACCTGCATCCGGTGGACGAGCTCTACCGCCGCGCCGGTTTCGAATTCGGCATGGCCGACGACCTGGACCTGGCGGGCTGCTGCGACGAGTGGGCGGGCATGCCGCTGCTGTTCGACCCCGGCACGGCCTGGAACTACTCGGTGGCCACCGACGTGCTGGGCCGGATCGTGGAGATCGTGTCCGGGCAGACGCTGGACGAGTTCTTCCGCACCCGCATCTTCGAGCCGCTGGGCATGATCGACACCGGTTTCGCGGTGGACCGCGCCAACGCCGACCGGCTCGCGACGCTCTACGTCGCCGACGCGCTGGGCAGGGCCCACCCGCACCCGAAGCAGGCGGAGCTTCGCGCGATGGCGTTCGATCAGCCCAAGGCCCTCTCCGGCGGCGGGGGGCTGTTCTCCTCGGCGCACGACTACCACCGGTTCACGCAGCTGCTGCTGCGCAAGGGCGAGCTCGACGGGACGCGTCTGCTCGGCAGCCGCACGGTGCGGTATATGACGCGCAACCACCTGCCCGGCGGCGCGGACCTGGAAACCCTGGCGCTCGGGGCGTTCTCGGAGGCGGCCAACGCGGGCAAGGGCTTCGGGCTGGGCTTCTCGGTGGTGGACGACCCGGCGGCGGCGAAGGTGCTCAGCTCGCCGGGCGAGTTCGCCTGGGGCGGCCTGGCCAGCACCGCGTTCTGGGTGGACCCGGCCGAGGACCTGACCGTGCTGTTCCTGACCCAGCTGATGCCCTCCAGCACGCACCCGATCCGCCCCCAGCTGCACCAGCTCGTCTACCAGTCACTGGTCGACTAG